The following are encoded together in the Thunnus albacares chromosome 7, fThuAlb1.1, whole genome shotgun sequence genome:
- the fanci gene encoding Fanconi anemia group I protein isoform X1 encodes MLIMKAEMDKIVSLSDGDRTAELQKYLSSLTDDQLITVITNSALKGKKIGTMIKGIFKGSPPSSSEGSNRRLLLYQHCIPLCESGDLQTEVAADIIGLLMLETHTLSGASLAQLASLFVDAIKVGKMGSGKSLELFPTVLTALAACEALSYGKGELSGEEYKKQLINSLCASRWDPQCVIHLTTMFRDVPLSPEELQFLVEKVLRMFSKLDLQEIPPLVYQLLLLSAKGCKKQVLDGIISYFKVQDLRQEEEQKHGESLDLEVQSIPQDQLRHVEGTAILHIVFAIRLDHELGREFLKSFKTSYGDLCPFSVALLLSVARIQRYEEQVFEVLKGAIIKSFKDEQLQQGSKFLQDLLPGHCSVAQMILDTVKNSVFGWDHVTQGLVQLGFFLMDTFGPKPGPFGKTTEGSATVARTPTQLACKLGGRVLLQGFKMHEPIRGEILEQVLNRLVTKTASPVSHYLDLFSDIVVSAPMILLESSSKVTETFDHLSYLPLATVQGLLKAVQPLLKVSMSLKDALILVLRKAMFSSQLDGRKSAVTGFLLLLKNFKVLGSLASSQCSQAVSSSQVQVDVHSRYNSAANEAFCLEILSSLRRCLGQQADVRLMLYEGFYDVLRRNSQLASSIMQTLFSQLRRYYEPEQDLLPPVKLEPCITAHGEQVYLQEPLGHLVSCTVHCLLWLQNVHRSANLNAGDSDDDEEEEEGYQSELQTILESMTRRMIKSELEDFELDKSAEFSMGSSVGVKNNIYAVLVMGVYEVLMEYNYIKANYSKSHFEELIELFNRYHKLSEILKEKSGKGRVPSNKTPRSLLSVGFVSTLLTVLFRDSTQSREEALSVLRSNGEFVRYSVNVAVQKIQQLEETGHTDGPDGQNADKTFSFLCDMTSVLMWRYTNIPSVVEDGGKKEKRCSLSLLCLEGLLRIFTTCQQRYPDKMAQLLSTMEISEDDAEPDDGNVTEINFFYIRQFQRALFAQISRGEEEFNSKEAQLLVSILSVLSRQLKPSSQQFVQMITWTLKICKETSFEDSAFSKGLLSLLFSLHVLYKSPVSLLLDLCRDIHSQLGDIDQDVEVEKQSHFAIVNMKTATTATLLVLSQVGKVLDEVDWLIARKKSQTASDKAGSEEATQTAGQQDPVEKAVTLQLGTLLTALNELVQTALLPGTCTITLLRELSRTYTILTTLVKYYIQVCSSQHCALPARIEKLVKLSGSHLTPQCYSFITFAQNGEFGGGDDKKRKKRGEVNTAASAKLLRETKAIPNLIFSIEQYEKYLITLSKKSKVNLMQYMKLSTSRDFRINAATLDAALQEQDDSQEVSTILNLAASQTTDDTVFTLHTFTSVNKADPQYPDCGNC; translated from the exons AT GTTGATCATGAAGGCTGAAATGGATAAAATCGTCTCACTGTCAGATGGAGACAGAACTGCCGAACTTCAAAAATACCTGTCCTCCCTTACAGATGACCAG CTAATCACTGTTATTACCAATAGCGCACTAAAGGGTAAGAAGATCGGTACCATGATTAAAGGCATATTTAAAG GCTCTCCACCCAGTTCCTCTGAGGGGTCAAACCGCAGACTCCTGCTTTATCAACACTGCATCCCCCTGTGTGAGTCTGGTGACCTCCAGACTGAGGTGGCAGCTGATATCATTGGACTGCTGATGCTTGAG ACTCACACATTGTCTGGAGCCTCTCTTGCACAACTGGCATCTCTTTTTGTTGACGCCATTAAGGTGGGAAAAATGGGCAGTGGGAAATCCTTGGAGCTATTTCCTACTGTGCTTACTGCTCTGGCAGCCTGTGAAGCCTTGTCATATGGCAAAG GTGAACTCAGTGGTGAGGAATACAAGAAACAGCTAATCAACAGCCTCTGTGCAAGCAG atgGGACCCACAATGTGTTATCCACCTGACGACCATGTTCAG GGACGTGCCCCTGTCACCAGAGGAGCTGCAGTTCCTGGTGGAGAAAGTACTGCGGATGTTCAGCAAATTAGATCTGCAAGAGATCCCGCCTCTAGTTTACCAGCTGCTGTTGTTATCAGcaaag GGTTGTAAGAAACAGGTCCTGGACGGAATCATCAGTTATTTTAAGGTGCAAGACCTTCGccaggaagaggagcagaaacATGGAGA GAGCCTGGATCTAGAGGTTCAGTCCATTCCACAGGACCAGCTAAGGCATGTGGAGGGCACTGCTATCCTCCACATAGTCTTTGCTATAAGACTCGACCATGAACTCGGGAGAGAATTCCTTAAAAGCTTTAAG acatcTTATGGGGACCTATGCCCTTTCAGCGTCGCCCTGTTGCTCTCGGTGGCACGTATCCAGCGTTACGAGGAGCAG GTTTTCGAGGTTTTGAAGGGGGCAATCATCAAGAGCTTCAAGGAcgagcagctgcagcaggggTCAAAGTTCCTGCAGGACCTCCTGCCTGGGCACTGTAGCGTCGCTCAGATGATACTAGACACAGTGAAGAACAG TGTGTTTGGTTGGGACCATGTGACTCAGGGGCTGGTGCAGCTGGGCTTCTTCCTCATGGACACATTTGGACCCAAACCTGGACCATTTGGCAAGACCACAGAAGGGTCCGCTACTGTAGCCAGGACCCCCACGCAGCTGGCATGTAAGCTTGGAGGTCGGGTGCTCTTGCAGGGCTTCAAG ATGCACGAGCCCATCCGAGGCGAGATATTGGAGCAAGTTCTGAATCGACTGGTCACAAAGACAGCCTCACCTGTCAGTCATTACTTAG ACCTTTTCTCTGACATTGTGGTCTCTGCTCCCATGATCCTCCTGGAGTCGTCATCAAAGGTGACAGAGACATTTGACCACCTGTCATACCTGCCCTTGGCAACTGTTCAGGGCCTACTAAAAGCTGTGCAG CCTCTGCTCAAGGTCAGCATGTCCTTGAAAGATGCCTTGATTCTAGTTCTCCGCAAGGCCATGTTTTCCAG CCAACTGGATGGAAGGAAATCTGCAGTGACTGGCTTCTTGTTGCTGCTGAAGAACTTCAAAGTGTTGGGCAGCTTGGCCTCGAGCCAGTGTAGCCAGGCAGTCTCCTCCAGCCAG GTCCAAGTAGACGTTCATTCTCGCTACAACTCTGCTGCCAATGAAGCGTTCTGTCTGGAGATCCTCAGCAGCCTGCGTCGCTGCCTGGGCCAGCAGGCTGATGTTCGCCTTATGCTCTATGAG GGTTTCTATGATGTTCTCCGTCGTAACTCCCAACTTGCAAGCTCCATCATGCAGACCCTTTTCTCACAG CTAAGGAGATACTACGAACCTGAACAAGACCTCCTGCCCCCCGTCAAACTGGAACCATGCATCACTGCTCATGGAGAGCAAGTCTACCTCCAGGAGCCACTG GGCCATCTGGTGAGCTGTACTGTCCACTGCCTGCTGTGGCTTCAAAACGTGCACCGATCAGCAAACCTCAACGCTGGTGACAGCGATgacgatgaggaggaggaggagggatacCAGTCTGAACTCCAGACAATCCTAGAGAGCATGACAAGACGCATGATCAAGAGTGAACTTGAGGACTTTGAACTG GACAAGTCAGCAGAGTTCTCCATGGGATCCAGTGTTGGGGTGAAGAATAATATCTATGCTGTGCTGGTGATGGGAGTGTATGAGGTCCTTATGGAGTACAACTATATTAAAGCCAATTACAG TAAAAGCCACTTTGAGGAGCTCATTGAGTTGTTCAATCGCTACCACAAGCTGTCTGAGATCCTGAAGGAGAAATCTGGAAAGGGTCGAGTGCCCTCGAACAAGACCCCTCGCAGTTTACTCTCTGTGGGCTTCGTATCAACTCTCCTCACTGTGCTCTTCAG agaCAGCactcagagcagagaggaggctCTTTCAGTGCTGCGCTCAAATGGAGAATTTGTGCGTTATTCAGTAAATGTGGCTGTGCAGAAGATCCAGCAGCTGGAGGAAACTGGACACACAGACGGCCCAGATGGACAGAACGCAGACAAGACTTTCAGCTTCCTCTGTGACATGACAAG TGTGCTGATGTGGCGCTACACCAACATCCCCAGCGTGGTGGAGGACggagggaagaaggagaagcGGTGCAGTCTGTCCTTGCTCTGTCTGGAGGGTCTGCTCAGGATCTTCACAACCTGCCAGCAGCGTTACCCAGACAAGATGGCCCAGCTCCTCTCTACCATGG AAATCTCCGAGGACGATGCCGAGCCAGACGACGGCAACGTCACAGAGATCAACTTCTTTTACATCAGACAGTTTCAG AGGGCGCTGTTCGCTCAGATAAGTAGGGGAGAGGAGGAATTTAACAGCAAAGAGGCTCAGCTGTTGGTCAGCATTTTGAGCGTACTCTCACGCCAGCTAAAGCCCTCCTCCCAACAG TTTGTTCAGATGATCACATGGACTCTGAAAATCTGCAAGGAGACCAGTTTTG aGGATTCTGCTTTCTCCAAGGGGCTGCTCTCACTTCTCTTCAGCCTGCATGTTCTCTATAAGAGCCCTGTGAGCCTGTTGCTGGATCTCTGCCGAGACATCCACAGCCAACTGGGAGATATTGATCAA GATGTGGAGGTAGAAAAACAGTCTCACTTTGCCATTGTCAACATGAAGActgcaacaacagcaaca CTGCTGGTCCTGTCTCAGGTTGGCAAGGTGCTTGATGAAGTGGACTGGCTGATTGCCAGAAAGAAAAGCCAGACAGCCTCTGACAAAGCGGGCTCAG AAGAGGCCACACAGACTGCAGGTCAGCAGGATCCAGTGGAGAAAGCGGTGACACTGCAGCTTGGGACCCTTTTGACAGCTTTAAATGAGCTAGTCCAGACAGCCCTGCTGCCTGGCACCTGCACCATTACACTGCTGAGAGAGCTGAGTCGCACATACACCATCCTCACCACCCTGGTCAAATAT TACATCCAGGTGTGTTCCAGCCAGCACTGTGCACTACCTGCACGCATTGAGAAGCTG GTCAAACTGTCTGGCTCCCATCTAACGCCGCAGTGCTACTCTTTCATCACATTCGCACAG AATGGAGAATTCGGTGGTGGAGAtgacaagaagagaaagaaaaggggtGAAGTGAACACTGCTGCCTCT GCAAAGCTTCTGCGTGAGACAAAGGCCATTCCTAACTTGATCTTCAGCATTGAACAGTATGAGAAATACCTCATCACACTCTCAAAGAAATCAAAG GTAAATCTGATGCAGTACATGAAGCTGAGCACCTCAAGAGATTTCCGCATCAACGCTGCTACTCTGGACGCAGCCCTGCAGGAGCAGGACGACAGTCAGGAGGTAAGTACCATCTTAAACCTGGCAGCTTCCCAAACGACAGATGATACTGTCTTTAccttacacacattcacatcagtCAATAAAGCTGATCCTCAATATCCAGACTGTGGTAACTGTTGA